The Candidatus Leptovillus gracilis genome segment TCCCCTTCCAGGCGGCTCAATTCCTGGTTCACCGCCAGCGCTTCCTCTACGTTTCGGGTTTCATCCAGAAACGCGCGCACGCGCACGGCCGTAGCCTCCAAATTATCCAAACGCGCCGTCAGGTCCACATACTCCTCGGTCACGTCCTGTCCAGAAACAGATTCCTGGCGCACCTGTAGCGCCAGCGCCTTAATCGCTTCCGTAGCGCCGACAAACCCAACCGATGGCACACGCACCATAATGTCACCGGTTTTGGCCGTCTCGCTGTATTGATAGACGCTGCTGCTGACTACCCACCCACCATTTTCTTCCGCCATGCGACCAATCGTGGCAATCGCCTCTTCGGTATCCGCCACAACAATGTTTAAATCGGCCACGCGAATGATCAATCGTTCTTGCGGCAGGCTGGTTTGGCTGTTAGCCACCTGGCCGCTCGCCGTATCAAAAAAAGCCACGCCGCCTTCATCGTAAGGATATGACTCGGCGGCCGGCATTTGCGCCGGCGCGGGCTCTGCTGTATTTCTGGACGATTCAGCCGCACTGGCACAGCCCACCAGAAGAACAACGAATAAAAATAGGGGGATACAATTTTTCCAGGTCATCATGAGCCTCCTTGTTGGTTATGGC includes the following:
- a CDS encoding DUF4349 domain-containing protein; this encodes MTWKNCIPLFLFVVLLVGCASAAESSRNTAEPAPAQMPAAESYPYDEGGVAFFDTASGQVANSQTSLPQERLIIRVADLNIVVADTEEAIATIGRMAEENGGWVVSSSVYQYSETAKTGDIMVRVPSVGFVGATEAIKALALQVRQESVSGQDVTEEYVDLTARLDNLEATAVRVRAFLDETRNVEEALAVNQELSRLEGEIEVIKGRMQYLSQSATFSTISVHLTPDELNQPIAIGSWQPQGIAKSALESLITAVQFLISALIWLVIFLLPLALLVGLPLWLIVRWRRGKRKPTNQPPTAS